Within Halobacterium jilantaiense, the genomic segment ACTCGCTGGCGGCGGGCTCCAGTGGGCTCCTGAACACTCAGGACGGGATGTGATTCTCGGGTGACCGAGAATTGAACCACGCAAGCGCCCGCGGACAACTATGGCACGAAGCGTCTACTCTCACATCAAGGAAGCGTGGCGGGACCCGAGCGACGGGAAGCTCGCCGAGCTGCAGTGGCAGCGCAAGCAGGACTGGCGGAAGGAGGGCGCAATCGAGCGCGTCGACCACCCGACCCGGCTGGACAAGGCCCGCGAACTGGGCTACAAGGCCAAGCAGGGCGTCGTGGTCGTGCGCGTGAGCGTCCGGAAGGGGACCGCCCGGAAGTCCCGCTTCAAGGCGGGTCGCCGCACGAAGCGGCAGGGTGTCAACCGCATCGGTCGCGCGAAGAACCTCCAGCGCATCGCCGAGGAGCGCGCGAGCCGGAAGTACGTGAACCTCCGCACCCTGAACTCCTACTGGGTCGGGGAAGACGGCTCGCAGAAGTGGTTCGAAGTGATTCTGCTGGACCCCGAGCACGGCGCAATCCAGAACGACGACAGCCTGAACTGGATCTGCGACGAGTCCCAGAAGAACCGCGCGTTCCGCGGGAAGACGAGCGCGGGCCAGCGCGGTCGCGGCCTCCAGAACCGCGGGAAGGGCACGGAGCACGTGCGTCCGTCCTCGAACGCGGGCAAGCGCCGCAAGTCGTAACCACCGATTCTCTTCCGTTTTCTCCGACTGCGTAGCGACAGCGCCGCGGGCCGGCGGCGTGGTCGCATCGGTTCGTCCTCCACGGCCGTGTGCGGCGGTGAGCGCGGAGCGTGGCGCTCGCGGCCGTTAATCTATCATTAACGACCCGCACAGTTTTGTGGGCGCGCGGCGACGGTGTGGACTACTACCATGGCCATCGACGCGAACTTCGAACAGAACCGACAGCAGGTAGATACGCACATGGGCCACGACGTGTGGGGGCCAGTCGAGGAGCCGGAGAAACTCGGGATTCACGGCACCCACGTCGCAGTGGACTTCGACGTCTGCATCGCGGACGGCGCGTGCGTCGAGGACTGTCCCGTCGATGTCTTCGAGTGGGTCGATACGCCCGACCACCCCGAGAGCGAACTCAAGGCCGACCCCGCCAACGAGAGCCAGTGCATCGACTGCATGCTCTGTGTCGACGTCTGCCCCGTCGACGCCATCGACGTCGACGCCGGCCGGGCGGGGAGAGCGTAGCGATGCGGACAGTCACACTCACGAAGGGCGTCCCGGACTTCCGAGAGGGGCAGGTGTCCTTCGACGAGGACGGCCACCTCGAACGCGGGGACACACCGACCGTGATGAACCCGAACGACGAGCCCGCGCTCCGGGCGGCCCTCCAGACGAAAGTCCGGCACGGCGGCACGGCGAGCGTGATGAGCATGGGGCCGCCGGGCTACGGTGACGTGCTCCGAGAGGCGATGGAGACGGTGTACGCCGACGACCTCTACCTGCTGTCGGACCGCGAGATGGCGGCCGCCGACACGTGGGCGACCGCCATCACTGTCGCGACCGGCATCCGCCGGCTGGACGAACGGCCCGACCTCGCGTTCGCGGGGTTCAAGACCGCCGACGGGGAGACCGGGCACACCGGCCCGCAGACGGCGTGGTGTCTCGGCTGGCCGCTGGTCACGCACGTCGTCGCGCTCGACGTCGACACCGACGAGGGGGTGCTCCGGGCGAAGCGCCTCGTCGCGGGCGACGTGGACGAGATAGAGACCGTCGAGGCACCGCTGCCCGCGTTCGTCGTCACCGACCCCGAGTTCGACCCGTCGTATCGGCGCGCCGAACACCGGCTGACGCACAAAGACCGCCGCGAGGAGACGCGGGGGCGGGCGGAAGACCACGAGGAACACATGACGGTCTGGGACCACGCGGACCTCAACCTCGACCCGTACTTCATCGGGCTGGACGGCTCGCCGACCATCGTCTCGGGCGTCGACCCGATTCCGAAGGCACCCGCCGAGCGGGACGCCACGGTGGTCGACCCGGCGGACGCCGACGAGATGGGCGCGGTCGTGGACGAGATGGCGCGGTTCGCGGGGGGTGACTAGCGGTGGCGCTCGACCCCGGCGAGTACGACATCTCGGAGCTCGGCCCCGCAATTCAGGGCGTCGAGAACGTCGACGAGCTGGAGGCGATTCTGGAGGCGGAGAAGGCGGGCGAGGACCGGGTCGGCGCGAAACGGCTCGTCGAATCCCGCATCGAGAAGTTCCGCGAGGACGGCGACGGCGGCGACGGCGGCTTCGACCCGTCGGAGATGAGCCCCGCCGACATCGCGAACGCGCTACAGGACGTCGACAGCGTGGAGCGGCTACAGGAGATACGCGAACTGGAGGAGGACGCCGAGGACCGCGACAACGTCCTCCGACTCGTGGACAAGCGCATCGACTCGATTCAGGGCAGCGACGAGCAGACGGTCGTGGAGCGCGACCCGCCCGAGGAGCGCCACCCGGACCTCGACCACCCGACCGCCGACAAGCAGTACGTCGAGGACCTGGCGGACGGCACCTACCGCGACATGTGGGTGTACTGCGAGACGACCGACGGCGAACTGCTGGACGTCTCCCGGGAGATGCTCGGGAAGGCGCGCCGGCTGATGGACGGCTACAACGACGAGTACGGGCGAGACGAGCGCGTCGTCGGCGTGCTGCTCGGCGACGGCGTCGCTGACCTCACTGACGAGGTGGTCGCACTCGGTGCGGACGTGGTGGTCTATCAGGAGGACGCCGAACTCGGACGGTTCCGGCACCAGCCGTACACGGAACTGTTCTCGGGGCTGGCCCGGGCGGGCGGGGAGTTAGACGATGAACCGGACGCCGGGGACTCGTCGTGGCGGGACTACGACGAGCCCCGGTACGTGTTGTTCCCGGCGACGAACAACGGCCGGGACCTCTCGGCGCTCGTGCAGGCCGAACTCGACTCCGGGCTCGCCTCGGACTGCTCGGGGCTGTACATCGACGACACGGTCGTCTCGAACCCGGCGAAGACCGGACGGGAGGGCGACAAGCGCGAGTTCGAGGCCGTCCTCCACATGAAGCGCCCGGACTTCTCGGGATTCGAGTACTCGACCATCCTCTGCCTGGACAACCCCACGCGGGAGTTCCACCCGCAGGCGGCGTCGGTGATTCCGGGGAGTTTCGAGGCACCGGAGCCCGACCCCAGCCGCGAGGGCGAGACCTACGAGTACGACTTCGACCTCCCCGAGGAGTGGTTCGGCGTCGAGGTCACCGAACACGACGAACTCGACTCGGGCGTCGACCTCACCGGCCACGACGTCGTGGTGGCGCTCGGCCGGGGCATCGGCGACGACCCCACCGAGGGGATGGAACTCGGCCTCGAACTCACGGACGCCTTCGCGGACGCCGCGCTCGGCATCACGCGGGGCATCGTCACGTCCTCGTACGACTTCGACGGCCACGTCGAGCAGTACGCCGCCGAGGAGCGCCAGATCGGCGAGACCGGCCAGGTCGTCGAACCGAAGCTGTACGTCGCGGCGGGCATCAGCGGTGCCGTCCAGCACAAGGTCGGGATGGACGAGTCCGACACCATCGTCGCCGTGAACACGGACCCGGACGCCGACATCCGGGACTTCTCGGACTACTACGTCCGGGGCGACCTCTTCGAGGTGTTGCCGGCGCTCACCGAGGCCCTGGAGTCCGGCGAGCTGGACGAAGCCGCCCTCACTGCCGGAGGTGTCGGCGATGACTGAACACGAGCACTACGAGGCCGTCGTCGTCGGCGCGGGACCGGGCGGCGCGGCGGCGGCGGCGACGCTGGCGGCCAACGACGTGGAGACGCTCGTCCTGGAGCGCGGCGTCGACGCCGGCGCGAAGAACGTCAGCGGCGGCCTGCTGTTCGCCGAGGCGGACGCGCCCTACACGATGGACGACCTGTTCCCCGACTTCCGCGAGGAAGCCACGGAGCGCCCGGTGACGGAGTCGTACATCCACAACGTCGCCGGCGACCGGGTCCACACCATCGACCTGGAGGGCGTCCACACGAAGGGGACTGCGTGGTGTGACGCCGTGCTCCGACGGAAGATGGACTCGTGGCTCGCCGAGCGCGTCCACGAGATGACGCGAGAGACCGGTGGCGGCCTCCTCACCGAGGTCCGGGTGAACGGGCTCCTGCGAGAAGCCGGCGAAATCGTGGGCGTGACCTGCGACGAACTCGACCCCATCCGGGCGGACGTCGTGATTGCCGCGGACGGCGTGAACTCCGAGCTGGCGCGGGACGCCGGCCTGATGGACTGGGACGACGCCGGCGACTACTTCCAGGGCGTGAAGGCCGTCGTCGACCTGCCCGAGGGCGCGGTCGAGGAGCGCTTCGACGTGAGCGAGGACGAGGGGGCGTCGCACCTGTTCGCGGGCGACCTCTTCGACGGCGTCCGGGGCGGGGGCTTCCTCTACACGAACGAGGACACGCTCTCGGTCGGGACGGTGTTCCACCTGGACTCGCTGGCCGACGAGCGCGCCGAACCCCACGAGCTACTGAACAGGCTGCTGACGCACCCGCTGCTCGCGCAGTGGCTGGACGGCGACGACGACGAGGTCGAGTACTCGGCGAAGCTCGTGCCGGACTCGAAGCACATGGCCCACCCCGCGCCCCACGAGGACCGGCTGCTGCTGGTCGGGGACGCCGCGGGTCAGATGCAGGCCCAGGGCCCCATCATCAAGGGGATGAACCACGCCGTGTCCGCGGGCGGGCTCGCCGCGGAGGCGTTCGTCACCTCGCGGACGCGCGGGAACGCGACCGCGGGCGAACTCTACGAGCAGAAGCTCCGCGAGGAGGGCGTGATGGACGACCTGCGGCCCGCGCGCTACCGGGCGTCCAGCGCCGTCACCGAGCACGAGACCGTCGAGCAGGTGACCGAGGCGCTCGTGGACTCGCCGCTCGGCCGGCTGGGCGTCCGGGCGCTGGCGGGGACCGTCGAGCGGCTGTTCAACTCCCCGTTCGTGCTCGGCACAATCCCGGACACGAAGACCTCCTACGTGACGGTTCCGACCGTGCTCGCGGAGGAGCTCGGCGAGCGCGTCACCGGCGAGTCCGACGTGGAGCCGCCGAGTCTCGCCGACCGCATCGGCGACCTGACCTACGATACGGACGTCGGGAGCGCGCACATCGAGGTCCGCGACGAGTCCTACGCGGCCAGCGGCGCGGCCGTGACGGCGTGTCCCGTGAGCGCCGAGGACTTCGGCGGCGGCTGCTATCGCTCGGAGACCGTCAAGTCCAACGGCGACGAGGAACGCGTCGTGAGCCTCGACACCCAGCCCTGCGTGGAGTGCGGGACGTGTGCGGTCGTCGCGGACACCGACTGGGAGCACCCGCGCGGCGGGAAGGGCGTGGAGTTCCGGGAGGGATGACCGCAGACGGCGCGGGCACCGAGTCGGGCGAGCGGTCCGCGTACTGGGAGCGCGTGCGGGAGTTGGCTGCGCGCGCGGAGCGCGACCGGGCGGGCTTCGCGCCGCCGCCCGACCCGCCGGACGAGTCGCAGGCGATGCGCTACCTCCGGACGGGCGTCGGCCCCGCGGTTTCCGTCTACGTAGAGGGGCGCACCGGCGGCGACCTGGCGGCGTTCAGCGAGACGGAGGTGTCGCTGCTGGAGGACGCCGTCCGGACGTGGCTCGGGCTGTACGCGCGCTGCTACGGCGTCGAGCGGGACGTCGACGTTTCGCTCCGGCAGGCCGCCGAGGTGCTCGTCGACACCCGGAACGTCGCGGACACGGCGGCGCTGCTGACACGCGTCCCCGAAAGCGGGTCGCGTTAACATTTGACAAAAGACTAAGTACTCGCGTTTTGTATGAACAATTATGATGGATACCGAGCGCCGCCTGGAGTTCGGCCACGACGACCGCGAGCAGGTGTACAACTACGTAGAGCGCCACGGCGAGTGTTCGTTCGACGACCTCGAGTCGAGTCTCAGAATCGACCCGCGAGGCATCAGACACCACGTCGCAATCCTGCGACGCGACGGCTACCTCACAGTCGAGGACGACACCGTCGCCGTCGCGTTCGACGACGCGGCGGCCGAGGAACACCGCGCGGACGACGTCGAGTTCGTCGTCCGGCCCGCCCGCCAGTCCGACCTCGCCGGGCTGGTGGGGGCGATTCGTCAGGTCGCCGACGACGGCAGCTACATCGAGGCGGAGTCGGTCGCCGACGTCGTCGACCACGAGGACGTGCTGCTGCGGCACAACGAGGTCGAGGAGCGCATGTTCTTCGTCGCCACCGTCGGCGAGGACGTGGTCGGGTGGGTCCACCTCGCCGGCTCCGAACTGGAGAAACTCGCGCACACAGCGAAGCTCACGGTCGGCGTCATCGAGACGTACCGCGGCCACGGCATCGGCAGCCACCTCCTCGAACGCGGTCTGGAGTGGGCGCAGGGCCGCGGCTACGAGAAGCTGTACAACAGCGCGCCGTCGACCAACGAGGACGCCATCGCGTTCCTCGAAGCGCGCGGCTGGGAGGTCGAAGCGCGGCGCGCGGACCACTACCGCCTCGGCGACGACTACGTGGACGAGGTGATGATGGCTCGCCGGCTCTGATGGACTGCGCGGAGGACGGCTGCCGGCGGCCGGCGGCCGTCCGGGTGCACGACCCGCGAGGCGACGACAGAGACGTCTGCCTCCCGCACGCTCGCAGCCTCGCCCAGCGCGAGGGCGTCGTCGCAGCGCCCATCGAGGACGCCGACGCGGAGTGGCCGTAGCTACTCGTCGTCGAGCAGTTCGCGCTCGATGTCGGGGCTGCCGCCGGTCGCGCCGGAGAGCCCGCGAGTCAGGGTGTCGAAGACGACGGTCAGCGGCCACAGCAGCAGGCCGACGTAGCGCATCGGCTTCGCGACGCGGAGCGCCCACGACTCGGCGTTTGCGAGCCCCCAGGACTTCGGGAGAATCTCCCCGCAGACGAGCACCAGCGTCGTCGCCGCGAGCGTCGTCCCGGCGACCGCCAACTGCGGCGGGAGGTACGCAACCAGGAGCACGGTGAGGATGCTCGATATCGCGATGTTCACGACGTTGTTCCCGACGAGGATGGTCACCAGCAGCCTGTGTGGGTCCGCGCGGAGGTCAGCGAGGTCCTCTCCCCGGACGTCGCCGCCCGCGAGTTCGGCGATACGGTCGTCGGACAGCGAGAACAGCGCAATCTCCGTGCTGGAGAAGAACGCAGACACCGCCAGCAGCACGGCGACGCCGGCGAGCGACGATAGTACGGTGGCATCGACCATAGCGCGGTCGACGGCGGGCAGGCGGAAAAGCCGTGGGTCGGCGCGGGTGCTGCGTGGGCCGCGCCGGCACGAACACTTTTCTCCTGCCCGTCCCCGCCTGTCGGCATGGAGGCCGTCGAGACGGCCGCGCTCTGGACGCACGTCGCGGCCGGCGTGCTCGCGCTGATTGCCGGCGGGCTGGCGCTCGCCACCGAGAAGGGCGGACGGCGGCACGTCCGGGTCGGTCGCGTCTACGTCGGCTCGATGGCCGTCGTCGTCGCGACGGTGGTGCCGCTGTTCGCTGTCGACCCGACGACGTTCCGGGCGTTCCTCCTGCTCGTCGCGGTGTTCAGCGGCTACTTCGTGCTGTCCGGCTATCGGGCGCTCGCCCGGAAGCGCCCCGGAGACGGCCCGACCGCCGTCGACTGGGCCGGTTCCGGAGCGGTGCTGGCGGCGTGTCTCGCGCTCGGTGTCTGGGGCGTCTGCCTGCTCGCCGACGGCGACTCGTTCGGCGTCGTGATGGCGGTGTTCGGCACCATCGGTGCGCTCGTCGGCGCGGCCGACCTGCGGGCGTTCCGCGCGGACACCGACGGGCCGTGGCTCGTCAGCCACCTCTCGCGGATGGTCGCCGGCTACATCGCGACCGTGACCGCCGTCGCCGTCGTGAACGCCGGACCGGTTCCGGACGTGCTGGCGTGGCTGTCGCCGACGGTCGTCGGCGTGCCGCTCATCTGGTACTGGCAGGCGGTGTACGGGGACGCGGGGCCGCTCGCCGGCCGCGTGTGAGGAGAGAGCCACCGGACCGCTGGTACGGGGAACGCGTTACTCCGACCACTCGGCGTCGGCGAGCGTGCGCTGGACGGCTTCCTCGCCGACGGCGGCCGCGAGCGTGCGGAAGCCGGCGCGCTCGGCGCGGTCGTCGGCGTCCGCCACCAGCCGGGAGACGATGAACTCCGGCGTGGACTTCCCGACGGTGTCGAAGCGCGGCTGGTAGTCGACGAGCAGGTCGAGGTCGCTGTCCAGCCCCTCCGCGAAGATGCCGTCGAGGCGGGCGGCGTCGGGCAGCGGTTCGAGGTCGTCGGCGAGGTGCGTGACGAACACGCCGAGGGCGTCTTCGTCGACGGTGAGCGTGACGAGGCCGTGGAGGAGGTCGGCGGCGCTGCCGGGCTCGGTGATGGCCTCGAACTCGTCGACGAGCATCAGCGTGCGCTCGCCGGTCGACAGCGGCGGGACGACCGAGTTCAGCGTGGCCTCCAGCACGCCGGCGTTGAACGAGGCGTGGCGGCGGTGGAACACCACCGAGTCGATGCGGCCGACCTGGGCGCGCGCGGCGGGCACCGGGAGCCCCATCCGAGCGAGCAAAGCGACCTGACAGAGCGTCTCCAGCAGCGTCGTCTTCCCGCCGGAGTTCGCGCCCGTCAGCACCGTCACCCGGTCGCCAGAGGGCGCGCCCGCCAGTTCGTGGTCGCCGACGGCGTACGTCACCGGCTGGACGTCCTCGCCGTCCGCTTCGAGGGCGACGTTCCGGGCGTCCTCGACGGCGAGCGCGTCCCCGTCGACGAACTCGGGGCGCGTGAGGTCGTGGGCCTCGGCGAACCGCGCCAGCGAGAGGTGGAAGGCCAGGTCACTGACGGCGTCGACCGCGGCCTCGACCTCGTCGCGGGCCGCGGAGAGGTCGCCCCGCAGGTCGGCCGCCACGTCGCGCTCGCGGTCCGCGGCGCGCTCCCGGACGTCGTCGGCGAGGTCCCGCAGGGTCGTACTCACGAAGTCCGCGGCGTCCGCGGCGTCGGCAGACATCGCCTCCCGGACGAGGCGCGACTCGACGCTGGCCTCGTCGGCGACGTACTGGACGAACGCGGTCCGGAACTCCTCGGTCCCCTCGACGCCCTCCGAGCGCACGGCTTCGAGCACGTCGAAGGTGTCGCGTTCGAGCGCAGAGAGCGTCTCCGCGCGCTCCCGGAGTCGGTCGAGTTTCGCGTCCGCGCCCGCCCTGACACCGTCGTCGCCGAGGAAACGGAGCGCGTCGGCGGCCGCCTCCAGCGCCTCGCGGTCGAGGCCCGCGACGGACGCGAAGACGCCGTCGGTCGCGCCGGCGTCCCGCAGCGCGAGCGCCGTCCGCACGGCCGCCCGCCGGCTGTCGCCGTCGTGTTCGGCGAACACCGACAGCACGGACGCTCTGGTGTCCTCTCCGAGGCCCCGCCAGGTGTCGCGGGCCGCCTCCACGCGGTCCAGTCGCTCGGTCATCTCGTCGCGGTCGGTCAGCGGCGTGAGCACCCGGATACGGTCGCCGGCGTGGCGCGTGACGGCGTGGGCGGCGACGAGTTCGACGAGGTCCTTGTACACCTCGCGGGTGTCGTCGGTCGCGAGCGCGTCCAGCCCCGCGCCGCCGTTCGCGCGCCGCAGAATGCGCGTCGCCCGCCCCCGCGAGATGCCGGCGTCGACGAGCGCGCGGACGTCGGCGGACTCGATGGCGTCGACGGCGTCGGCGGTCCCCAGCTCGGTCTCCAGGCGCTCGGCCGTCTTCGGGCCGACCCCCCAGTACGCTTCGAGTCGCATACAGCGGGGTCGGCGGGGCGGCGACTAAGCGTTAGTGGTCTCTGCGAGCCGCCGCACCGCGGTCCGGTCGGGAACCGCGCCCAGCCCGCCGGTCTCGGTGGTCGCGAGCGCGCCGGTGGCGGACGCGAACGCCAGCGTCTCGCGCAGTTCGGCGGGAGACAGTCCGGGTTCGAACCGCGAGAGCGCGCCGGCGCAGAAGGCGTCGCCAGCGCCAGTCGTGTCGGTCACGTCCACGTCGAAGGCGGGCAGCGAGTGCGTGACGCGCTCGCCGCTGTCGGTGGCGTCGGAGACGACCGTCGCGCCTGCCGACCCGCGCGTGAGGAACACCGTCGACGGGCTGCCGGCGAGCAGGTCGGCGGCTGCGGCTCCGGGGTCGTGGCGCGCGAGTTCCCCGAGACCGAGCGGCGCGAGGTCGGCGGCGCTACAGCACACCACGTCGGCGGCGGCGAGGAGCGACCCGAGCGCGTCGGTCGCCTCGTCCGGGTCCCGCCAGAGCGCCGGCCGGTAGTTCGGGTCGACGGAGACGACGCAGCCGGCCTCGTCCGCGCGGCGAGCGAGGTCGAGGGTCGCCTCGCGGCCCGTGGGATTTGCGAGCGCGACGCCGCCGACGTGCACACAGTCGAACTCGGCGAGCGCGCTGTCGGGAACAGTCCCCGTGTCGAACGCGAGCGTGGCGGTGTCGCGCTCGTAGAAGGAGAACGACCGGTCGCCGTCCGGCGTCGGGGAGACGACGGCGAGCGCGGTCGGCGCGTCCCCCCGGACGACGAGGTCGTCGGGGAGGCCGTGGTCGGTGAGGGCGTCGGCGAGGAAGTCGCCGAACGGGTCGCTGCCGAGTCGCGTCCAGAACGCCGGCGGGCCGCCGAGCGCGGCGAGGCAGGCGGCGACGTTCGCGGGCGCGCCGCCGGGCCGGTGGACGAACCCCGCGACGTCGGCAAGGTCGCCGTCGCCGTCCGGGAACAGGTCGACGAGCGTCTCGCCGGCGACGAGGATTCGGTCGGTTCGCACGCCTCCGCCGACGGCATCCGGGTACTTAGTCTTCCGCTGGTGCGAGCGGCCGCCCGAGACCGACGCGTTATTTCCCGTGGTCCGCCAACGCTGAGCCGATGAGCCTCGATGTCACTGCCGCTCGCGTCGTCCACGCGGTGTTCGGTGCCGCGTGGACCGGGAGCACCCTCGCCGTCGCGCTGTTCGTCGTCCCGGCCGCGCGCAGCGGCGTCCTCGACGCCGCGCCCGTCGAGTGGATCGCCGACCGCTTCACGAAACTCAGCGTCGCGAGCGTCCTCGTGATGTTCCTGTCCGGCGGCCACCTCGCCGGGAACCTCTACACGTTCGAGGTGCTCGCGGAGTCCTCGCGGGGCCACCTCGTCCTCGGCATGACCGGCCTGTGGCTGGTGCTGGCCGGGCTGGCGCACGTCGCGACGAGTCGGCTCACCGCCGACGGCGTCGACGTGGCCGCGGCCGCCGACGACGCGACCCCGTGGTTCGGGGCCGCCGGCGTCGTGAGCGTCGCGCTGCTCGTGCTCGCCGGCCTGCTCTGAGGGGTCGCTGTCCCCGGAATCGGTGAGCATAACAGCCGGCGTCTCGTTCCCGTCGGGCATGGACGCGGCGCTCGGCCCCCCCGAGGCGATGGCCGACAGCGAGGGCGACCTGACGCCGATGATGAGCCAGTACTTCGAGCTCACGCGGCGCTACGACGACGCCCTCGTCCTCTTCCAGGTGGGGGACTTCTACGAGCTGTTCTGCGAGGCCGCCGAGGCGGCCGCCCGCATCTGTGAGGTGACGCTGACCGCCCGTGAGGACTCGACGGGGCGCTACCCGATGGCTGGCGTCCCCATCGACAACGCCGAGCCGTACATCGAGGACCTGCTGGACGCCGGCTACCGGGTGGCGGTCGCCGACCAGGTCGAGGACCCCGACGAGGTCTCGGGGGTCGTCGACCGCGCGGTGACTCGCATCGTCACGCCGGGCACCATCACGGAGGACGAACTGCTCGCGGGCGCGGACAACAACTTCGTCGCGGCGCTGGCCTCCGACCAGGTGGAGCGACGCGCCACCGAACGAACGAGCGGCGACAGCCGCGAGTACACGGGCGGCGGCTTCGGACTCGCGCTGCTGGACGTCTCGACGGGCGACTGTTACGCGACGAGCCTCGACGACGAGACCCGGGTGCGGGACGAACTCGGCCGGTTCGCGCCCGCCGAACTCGTCGTCGGGCCGGGGGTCGCGCCGGACCGCTTCGCGGACGAGGCGTTTGTCGCCGAGTACGACGACAGCGCCTTCGAGCACGCCAGCGCCCGGGAGCGCGTCGCCTCCTACTTCGGGAGCGTGGACGCGCTCGCCGCCGACGCCGAAGTACGGGCCTGCGGCGCGCTGCTGTCGTACGCCGAGTACACGCGGGGCGGAGAGGGGCACCAGCGCCTAGAGTACCTGAATCACGTCACGCGCTACGACCCGCGGGAGTACCTCCAGCTGGACGCCGTCGCGCTGCGCAGCCTCGAACTGTTCGAGCAGCGCAGCGTCCACGGCGCGAACGGAACGGCGCTCGTGGACGTGCTGGACGAGACAGCGTGCGCGCTCGGTCGCCGCGAACTCACCGACTGGCTGCGACGGCCGCTGGTCGACCGCGAGGCCATCGAGGCGCGCCACGACGCCGTCGGCGAACTCGTCGGCGACCCGCTCACGCGGGAGGAACTCCACGAGCACCTGCGGAACGTCTACGACATCGAGCGGCTGGTGTCCCGGGTTTCGCGGGGCCGGGCGAACGCCCGGGACCTGCGCTCGCTCAAAGACACTCTGGACGTGGTGCCCGAAGTGCGGGGCCTCCTCTCCAATGCCGACTGCGAGAAGCTCCGGGACCTGCGTGCCGAACTGGACGACCTCCCGGAGATTCGGGACCTGCTGGACTCGGCCATCGTCCCGGACCCGCCCCAGGAACTCACGGAGGGCGGCGTCATCCGGGACGGCTACGACGACGACCTCGACGCCCTCCGCGAGACCGAGCGGTCGGGGAAGGCGTGGGTCGACGACCTCGAAGCCAGCGAGCGCGAGCGCACGGGCGTCGACTCGCTGAAAGTCGGGAACAACGCCGTCCACGGCTACTACATCGAGGTGACGAAGGCCAACACCGACGCGGTCCCCGACGACTACCAGCGCCGCCAGACCCTGAAGAACGCCGAGCGGTACGTCACGCCCGAACTCAAAGAGCGCGAGGAGGAAATCGTGCGCGCCGAACAGCGCGCCCAGGACCTCGAATACGACCTGTTCTGCGAGGTCCGGGACCGCGTCGCGGCCGAGGCCGAGCGGATGCAGAACGTGGCCCGGGCACTCGCTGCGCTGGACGCACTCGCGTCGTTCGCAACGGTCGCCGCCGCCCACGACTACGCCCGGCCCGAGGTGGGCGGCGACGGCATCCACGTCGAGGGCGGCCGCCACCCGGTCGTCGAGCGCACCGAACCCGGGTTCGTGCCGAACGACACGGACCTGACCGACGACCGCCGCGTCGCGGTCGTCACGGGCCCGAACATGAGCGGGAAGTCAACGTACATGCGGCAGGTCGCCCTGATAGTGCTGCTCGCGCAGGCCGGGAGCTTCGTCCCGGCTGCCGACGCCCGCCTCCGAGTCGTCGACCGCATCTTCACGCGCGTCG encodes:
- the mutS gene encoding DNA mismatch repair protein MutS; the protein is MDAALGPPEAMADSEGDLTPMMSQYFELTRRYDDALVLFQVGDFYELFCEAAEAAARICEVTLTAREDSTGRYPMAGVPIDNAEPYIEDLLDAGYRVAVADQVEDPDEVSGVVDRAVTRIVTPGTITEDELLAGADNNFVAALASDQVERRATERTSGDSREYTGGGFGLALLDVSTGDCYATSLDDETRVRDELGRFAPAELVVGPGVAPDRFADEAFVAEYDDSAFEHASARERVASYFGSVDALAADAEVRACGALLSYAEYTRGGEGHQRLEYLNHVTRYDPREYLQLDAVALRSLELFEQRSVHGANGTALVDVLDETACALGRRELTDWLRRPLVDREAIEARHDAVGELVGDPLTREELHEHLRNVYDIERLVSRVSRGRANARDLRSLKDTLDVVPEVRGLLSNADCEKLRDLRAELDDLPEIRDLLDSAIVPDPPQELTEGGVIRDGYDDDLDALRETERSGKAWVDDLEASERERTGVDSLKVGNNAVHGYYIEVTKANTDAVPDDYQRRQTLKNAERYVTPELKEREEEIVRAEQRAQDLEYDLFCEVRDRVAAEAERMQNVARALAALDALASFATVAAAHDYARPEVGGDGIHVEGGRHPVVERTEPGFVPNDTDLTDDRRVAVVTGPNMSGKSTYMRQVALIVLLAQAGSFVPAADARLRVVDRIFTRVGASDDIAGGRSTFMVEMTELASILRAATDDSLVLLDEVGRGTSTTDGLAIARAVTEHVHDEVGATTLFATHHHELTADAERLPDAVNLHFAATRTPEGVTFEHEVSEGAATASYGVEVARTAGVPDDVVERARELLDAPEPAAEEDTASERSEAATSDDGAASSDLAERLADVNVAELTPVEALNVLNDLKRDI
- a CDS encoding carbohydrate kinase family protein, with protein sequence MRTDRILVAGETLVDLFPDGDGDLADVAGFVHRPGGAPANVAACLAALGGPPAFWTRLGSDPFGDFLADALTDHGLPDDLVVRGDAPTALAVVSPTPDGDRSFSFYERDTATLAFDTGTVPDSALAEFDCVHVGGVALANPTGREATLDLARRADEAGCVVSVDPNYRPALWRDPDEATDALGSLLAAADVVCCSAADLAPLGLGELARHDPGAAAADLLAGSPSTVFLTRGSAGATVVSDATDSGERVTHSLPAFDVDVTDTTGAGDAFCAGALSRFEPGLSPAELRETLAFASATGALATTETGGLGAVPDRTAVRRLAETTNA
- a CDS encoding DNA mismatch repair protein, translated to MRLEAYWGVGPKTAERLETELGTADAVDAIESADVRALVDAGISRGRATRILRRANGGAGLDALATDDTREVYKDLVELVAAHAVTRHAGDRIRVLTPLTDRDEMTERLDRVEAARDTWRGLGEDTRASVLSVFAEHDGDSRRAAVRTALALRDAGATDGVFASVAGLDREALEAAADALRFLGDDGVRAGADAKLDRLRERAETLSALERDTFDVLEAVRSEGVEGTEEFRTAFVQYVADEASVESRLVREAMSADAADAADFVSTTLRDLADDVRERAADRERDVAADLRGDLSAARDEVEAAVDAVSDLAFHLSLARFAEAHDLTRPEFVDGDALAVEDARNVALEADGEDVQPVTYAVGDHELAGAPSGDRVTVLTGANSGGKTTLLETLCQVALLARMGLPVPAARAQVGRIDSVVFHRRHASFNAGVLEATLNSVVPPLSTGERTLMLVDEFEAITEPGSAADLLHGLVTLTVDEDALGVFVTHLADDLEPLPDAARLDGIFAEGLDSDLDLLVDYQPRFDTVGKSTPEFIVSRLVADADDRAERAGFRTLAAAVGEEAVQRTLADAEWSE
- a CDS encoding DUF2306 domain-containing protein, translating into MEAVETAALWTHVAAGVLALIAGGLALATEKGGRRHVRVGRVYVGSMAVVVATVVPLFAVDPTTFRAFLLLVAVFSGYFVLSGYRALARKRPGDGPTAVDWAGSGAVLAACLALGVWGVCLLADGDSFGVVMAVFGTIGALVGAADLRAFRADTDGPWLVSHLSRMVAGYIATVTAVAVVNAGPVPDVLAWLSPTVVGVPLIWYWQAVYGDAGPLAGRV